From Humibacter ginsenosidimutans, a single genomic window includes:
- a CDS encoding transglycosylase domain-containing protein produces MTTSPIKALGAFAGFVAMSAIAAVLVVSAVTPALAVTSLAVSNTAGAFDGLPDYLAPQPLDQTTTFYAKQGSAEVAIATFYAQNREDVAWDAISQSVKDAAVATEDPRFYSEGGIDLMGTVRGALSTASDNGVQGGSSITQQYVKNILVQRCEQDDAVDPTAAADVQQKQQDKFEACYRDATGVTIQRKVQEIRYAIGLDKRYSKNDILLSYLNIVGFGGQVYGVEAAAEYYFDMTAAKLTLPQAATLVAILNNPNYLRIDDQSIKPDDNALDNTAKNGYAAAKERRDYVLERMLVNHKISKPEYTAAVATKVEPHITPKPSGCTSAVKYDAGFFCDYVQRTLLQNPAFGKTAEERQSLFQHGGLKVYTTLNLGLQNTAQSALSSYIPPTYGGLDLGGANVSMEVGTGRIVTMVENKQFNDTDSAPVGTTSLNYTTDYAYGGSNGFQTGSSFKAFDLVAWLESGHHLYDTINANVHSFPESQFATCGDGFGNVTWNVANDESSEGGYMSVLQATEASVNTAFAMMATKLNLCDISKAATSLGAHSANPAPAPDGNPWTINPPMVIGTNYIAPLSMAQAYAGIANGGVSCTPVAIDSAVDSDGKALPVPKTQCTQAIPKNVAATVTWALEHVLTDGTATGANPWDGEPIMGKTGTTDYAHENWLVTSTPKVAQATWVGLISGSTDMHYVYFKGIQGNNVKFNIVKTIQTALDQTYRGGAFPAPDQKLIGSYSPPVAPKTTTPSKGQNGNGGTSTGTATNGNSTPGKNNGPGGTGANPPTQGNR; encoded by the coding sequence ATGACGACTTCACCGATCAAGGCATTGGGAGCTTTCGCAGGCTTCGTCGCGATGAGCGCGATCGCCGCTGTGCTCGTGGTCAGCGCGGTCACGCCGGCGCTGGCCGTCACCTCACTCGCCGTGAGCAACACGGCGGGAGCGTTCGACGGGCTGCCGGACTACCTCGCTCCGCAACCGCTCGACCAGACGACCACTTTCTATGCGAAACAGGGGTCAGCCGAGGTCGCGATCGCGACGTTCTATGCACAGAACCGCGAAGACGTCGCGTGGGATGCCATCTCGCAGTCCGTGAAAGACGCCGCGGTCGCCACCGAAGACCCCCGCTTCTACAGTGAAGGCGGCATCGACCTCATGGGCACCGTGCGCGGCGCGCTCTCGACCGCGTCCGACAACGGGGTGCAGGGCGGCTCGTCGATCACTCAGCAGTATGTGAAGAACATCCTGGTGCAGCGCTGCGAGCAAGATGACGCCGTCGACCCGACCGCCGCCGCCGACGTGCAGCAGAAGCAGCAGGACAAATTCGAGGCCTGTTATCGAGACGCCACCGGCGTGACCATTCAGCGCAAGGTGCAGGAGATCCGGTACGCGATCGGGCTCGACAAGCGGTACAGCAAGAACGACATCCTGCTGAGCTACCTCAACATCGTCGGCTTCGGCGGCCAGGTGTACGGCGTCGAGGCCGCAGCAGAGTACTACTTCGACATGACCGCCGCGAAGTTGACCTTGCCGCAGGCCGCGACACTCGTCGCCATCCTGAACAACCCGAACTACCTGCGCATCGACGACCAGTCGATCAAGCCCGACGACAACGCCCTCGACAACACCGCGAAGAACGGATACGCGGCGGCGAAGGAACGCCGTGACTACGTGCTCGAGAGGATGCTCGTCAATCACAAGATCTCGAAGCCCGAGTACACGGCGGCGGTCGCCACGAAGGTCGAACCGCACATCACGCCGAAGCCGTCGGGGTGCACGAGCGCCGTCAAGTACGACGCCGGCTTCTTCTGCGACTACGTGCAGCGCACGCTGCTGCAGAATCCGGCGTTCGGCAAGACGGCGGAAGAGCGCCAGTCGCTCTTCCAGCACGGTGGGCTCAAGGTCTACACCACGCTCAACCTCGGCCTGCAGAACACGGCGCAATCGGCACTCAGCAGCTACATTCCGCCCACATACGGCGGGCTCGATCTGGGCGGTGCGAACGTCTCGATGGAGGTCGGTACGGGACGCATCGTCACCATGGTCGAGAACAAACAGTTCAACGACACAGACTCCGCGCCCGTGGGGACCACCTCGCTGAACTACACGACCGACTACGCCTACGGCGGGTCGAACGGGTTCCAGACCGGGTCGTCATTCAAGGCCTTCGACCTCGTCGCCTGGCTCGAATCGGGCCACCACCTGTACGACACGATCAACGCGAACGTGCACTCGTTCCCGGAGTCCCAGTTCGCCACCTGCGGCGACGGTTTCGGCAACGTCACCTGGAACGTCGCCAACGACGAGTCGTCGGAGGGCGGCTACATGTCGGTGCTGCAGGCGACCGAGGCATCCGTCAACACCGCCTTCGCCATGATGGCCACCAAGCTCAACCTCTGCGACATCTCGAAGGCCGCGACGTCGCTGGGCGCACACTCCGCCAACCCGGCGCCGGCGCCCGACGGCAACCCATGGACCATCAACCCCCCGATGGTGATCGGCACCAACTACATCGCCCCGCTGTCGATGGCCCAGGCGTACGCCGGGATCGCGAACGGCGGCGTCTCGTGCACGCCCGTCGCGATCGACTCAGCGGTGGACTCCGACGGCAAGGCGCTGCCGGTCCCGAAGACGCAGTGCACGCAGGCGATCCCGAAGAACGTGGCCGCGACGGTGACCTGGGCGCTGGAACACGTGCTGACCGACGGCACGGCCACCGGCGCGAATCCGTGGGACGGCGAGCCGATCATGGGCAAGACCGGCACCACCGACTACGCACACGAGAACTGGCTCGTGACGTCGACGCCGAAGGTCGCTCAGGCCACGTGGGTGGGCCTCATCTCGGGGTCCACCGACATGCACTACGTGTACTTCAAGGGCATCCAGGGCAACAACGTCAAGTTCAACATCGTGAAGACGATCCAGACCGCGCTCGATCAGACATATCGGGGCGGCGCCTTCCCTGCGCCCGACCAGAAGCTGATCGGCTCGTACTCGCCGCCGGTCGCTCCGAAGACCACGACCCCGTCGAAGGGCCAGAACGGCAACGGCGGAACGAGCACGGGCACGGCGACGAACGGCAACAGCACGCCGGGCAAGAACAACGGTCCTGGTGGAACGGGTGCGAACCCGCCGACCCAGGGCAACCGCTGA